The proteins below come from a single Streptomyces tubercidicus genomic window:
- a CDS encoding uridine kinase family protein — protein MDRDLAALAARLRAAPPSCGPVRLIAVDGHAGSGKSTFAGRLAAALGGAPVVHTDDLATHEELFAWSARFDAQILAPLSRGETARYGVYDWVRGEFTDERVLAPAPLVLVEGVGAGRRALRPYLACLLWMELTREHSWERGQLRDGPGLSAFWSGWIPAERAHFAADPSRPYADFLVHEGQMGYEVAVGPSTTP, from the coding sequence ATGGACCGTGATCTGGCCGCCCTCGCCGCCCGGCTGCGCGCCGCGCCGCCCTCCTGCGGTCCGGTGCGGCTGATCGCGGTGGACGGGCACGCGGGCTCGGGCAAGAGCACCTTCGCCGGGCGGCTGGCCGCCGCGCTGGGCGGGGCTCCGGTGGTGCACACCGACGATCTCGCGACGCATGAGGAGCTGTTCGCCTGGAGTGCGCGCTTCGACGCGCAGATCCTCGCGCCGCTGTCCCGGGGCGAGACGGCGCGCTACGGCGTCTACGACTGGGTGCGCGGGGAGTTCACCGACGAGCGGGTGCTCGCACCGGCGCCGCTGGTGCTGGTCGAGGGCGTGGGCGCGGGCCGGCGGGCGCTGCGGCCGTATCTGGCGTGCCTGCTGTGGATGGAACTGACGCGCGAACACTCCTGGGAAAGGGGTCAACTCCGGGACGGGCCGGGGCTCTCCGCGTTCTGGAGTGGCTGGATTCCGGCGGAGCGCGCGCACTTCGCGGCGGACCCTTCGCGCCCGTACGCCGATTTCCTGGTCCACGAGGGGCAGATGGGGTACGAGGTAGCCGTGGGGCCTTCCACGACACCGTGA
- a CDS encoding peptidase C39 family protein, whose amino-acid sequence MTSSAPRRTVLAAALAAAAGAATPSAQAADAARTSEASAPAATPQAAARRSKSLVDYHSWTTTTDWHKGRAQGTGITHGARPGIHIVHPVGTLDYKDPHTGRTTTWDYAVWTSPAHSLKVPATEVIASWNAHTPPATWIAVELRGTYSDGGHTPWYVMGRWTAGDGASDIRRTSVDDQKDGRSSVSTDTFAIDAPAGGLRLTSYQLRLTLHRKPGTPLTPTVWRVGAMGSDLPDRFEVPASRPGQVGRELVVPRYSQEIHKGQYPEYDNGGEAWCSPTSSQMIIEYWGRKPTQQQLSWVNPDYADPQVCHAARHTFDYQYEGCGNWPFNAAYAATYRDLQGIVTRLTSLTDLEHLIHAGLPVITSQSFLKTELDGAGYGTAGHLMTVIGFTKNGDIVANDPASPDNAAVRRIYKRRQFENIWLRTKRYDAKGQVKSGSGGVCYLYFPAKPAPTQHRVLAELGIH is encoded by the coding sequence ATGACCAGCTCCGCACCCCGGCGCACCGTCCTGGCTGCCGCGCTCGCCGCCGCGGCGGGTGCCGCCACCCCCTCGGCGCAGGCCGCCGACGCCGCCCGTACGTCCGAAGCGTCCGCGCCCGCCGCCACCCCGCAAGCCGCCGCGCGCCGATCGAAGAGCCTCGTGGACTATCACTCCTGGACCACCACCACCGACTGGCACAAGGGCCGCGCCCAGGGCACCGGCATCACGCACGGCGCCCGCCCCGGCATCCACATCGTCCACCCGGTCGGCACCCTCGACTACAAGGACCCGCACACCGGCCGGACCACCACCTGGGACTACGCCGTCTGGACCTCCCCGGCCCACTCCCTCAAGGTCCCGGCCACCGAGGTCATCGCGTCCTGGAACGCCCACACCCCGCCCGCTACGTGGATCGCCGTCGAACTCCGCGGCACCTACTCCGACGGCGGCCACACCCCCTGGTACGTGATGGGCCGCTGGACCGCCGGCGACGGTGCGAGCGACATCCGCCGCACCTCCGTCGACGACCAGAAGGACGGCAGAAGCAGCGTCTCGACCGACACCTTCGCCATCGACGCCCCCGCCGGCGGCCTCCGCCTGACCTCGTACCAACTGCGTCTCACCCTCCACCGCAAGCCCGGCACCCCCCTCACCCCCACCGTCTGGCGGGTGGGCGCCATGGGCTCGGACCTCCCCGACCGCTTCGAGGTACCGGCGTCCCGGCCCGGCCAGGTCGGCCGTGAGCTGGTTGTCCCGCGCTACTCGCAGGAGATCCACAAAGGCCAGTACCCGGAGTACGACAACGGGGGCGAGGCATGGTGCAGCCCGACGTCCTCCCAGATGATCATCGAATACTGGGGCCGCAAGCCCACCCAGCAGCAGCTCTCCTGGGTCAACCCCGACTACGCCGACCCCCAGGTCTGCCACGCCGCCCGCCACACCTTCGACTACCAGTACGAAGGCTGCGGCAACTGGCCCTTCAACGCCGCCTACGCCGCCACCTACCGCGATCTCCAGGGCATCGTCACCCGCCTCACCTCCCTCACCGACCTCGAACACCTCATCCACGCCGGCCTCCCCGTCATCACCTCCCAGTCCTTCCTCAAGACGGAACTGGACGGCGCCGGCTACGGCACCGCCGGCCACCTGATGACCGTCATCGGCTTCACCAAGAACGGCGACATCGTCGCCAACGACCCGGCCTCCCCGGACAACGCCGCGGTCCGACGCATCTACAAGAGGCGGCAGTTCGAGAACATCTGGCTGCGGACCAAGCGGTACGACGCAAAGGGCCAGGTCAAGAGCGGTTCGGGAGGGGTCTGTTACCTCTACTTCCCGGCTAAGCCAGCACCAACTCAGCACCGAGTTCTCGCGGAGCTGGGAATCCACTGA
- a CDS encoding tyrosine-type recombinase/integrase, with translation MDFATKMENDKRENSYVDPSAGKVSVRRYAADWLALKPMAAGTEESYERIMRLHVLPQLGKKTISQVTAADVEELYALWRRQGAMPNTIDSRRIALSGILSHAVRHKRIRENPAKQAEKPANPIMQVDERALPSFDEISALAKEIGPRLEPAVWLMACCGLRIGESLGVFPEDIFDGTLRCRRQVVRIKNSSGKYVALYAPLKHRKEGEWRDIPAPSTLEPLAERLPIRNQAGGMIYPDLFRKSWDRALKRLGLPGYNPHDLRHKWATVTLSNGVPIHEVSRWMGHSSIKITVDRYGHLTLDGSERCREVIEATFGVHMLSGFPAPRELGAELVLA, from the coding sequence GTGGATTTCGCCACCAAGATGGAGAACGACAAGCGGGAGAACAGCTACGTCGATCCTTCTGCCGGCAAGGTGTCGGTGCGGCGCTATGCGGCCGACTGGCTCGCTCTGAAGCCCATGGCGGCCGGCACGGAGGAGTCCTACGAGCGCATCATGCGGCTTCACGTCCTCCCGCAGCTGGGGAAGAAGACCATCTCCCAGGTCACTGCGGCCGACGTGGAGGAACTGTACGCGCTCTGGCGCCGGCAGGGCGCGATGCCCAACACGATAGATTCCCGCCGCATTGCTCTGTCAGGGATACTCTCTCACGCAGTTCGCCACAAGAGGATCCGTGAGAATCCGGCCAAGCAGGCTGAGAAGCCTGCCAACCCCATCATGCAAGTGGATGAGAGGGCGCTTCCCAGCTTCGATGAGATCTCAGCCTTGGCCAAAGAGATTGGTCCACGCCTGGAGCCTGCTGTGTGGCTCATGGCGTGCTGCGGATTGCGTATCGGAGAGTCGCTGGGAGTCTTTCCAGAGGACATCTTCGACGGCACGTTGCGTTGTCGGCGGCAGGTTGTGCGTATCAAGAATTCCTCAGGTAAGTACGTAGCCCTCTACGCTCCCTTGAAGCATCGGAAAGAGGGCGAATGGCGCGACATACCGGCGCCCTCCACCCTGGAGCCGCTTGCCGAACGGCTGCCCATTCGGAATCAGGCCGGAGGCATGATCTACCCCGACCTTTTCCGTAAGTCCTGGGACCGGGCTCTGAAACGCCTCGGGCTTCCCGGCTACAACCCGCACGACCTGCGGCACAAATGGGCCACCGTGACCCTGAGCAACGGCGTGCCCATCCACGAGGTCTCGCGGTGGATGGGCCACAGCTCCATCAAGATCACGGTGGACCGGTACGGCCACCTCACCCTCGACGGCAGTGAACGCTGCCGTGAGGTCATCGAGGCCACCTTCGGGGTGCACATGCTCAGTGGATTCCCAGCTCCGCGAGAACTCGGTGCTGAGTTGGTGCTGGCTTAG
- a CDS encoding RNaseH domain-containing protein: MSPRNRPLRPCRAWSKPLKTSSDLYYPEDRPEGHPWFLFTEPRNYGKKRHGQWKTRWRADPGKASKNADERKENELNSPWYSMTTREITPMYTRDGYEREALAVAAARLSHQALSWSDRTRYPAPLHAALQMDLGHPQFRRSEPKDAESLEILREARGGDA; this comes from the coding sequence ATCAGTCCGCGAAATCGACCGCTTAGACCATGTAGGGCATGGTCTAAGCCGCTCAAGACTTCCAGCGATCTCTACTACCCGGAAGACCGGCCCGAGGGGCATCCGTGGTTCCTGTTCACCGAGCCCCGCAACTACGGCAAGAAGCGCCACGGACAGTGGAAGACCCGCTGGCGCGCCGACCCGGGCAAGGCGTCAAAGAACGCTGACGAGCGCAAGGAGAACGAACTCAACTCCCCCTGGTACAGCATGACCACTCGCGAAATTACTCCGATGTACACGCGCGACGGGTACGAGCGCGAGGCCCTCGCCGTCGCCGCAGCCCGACTCAGCCACCAGGCGCTCTCGTGGTCCGATCGAACCCGTTACCCCGCGCCACTTCACGCCGCACTCCAAATGGACCTCGGCCACCCGCAGTTCCGCCGCTCCGAACCCAAGGACGCCGAGAGCCTCGAGATCCTCAGGGAAGCACGCGGAGGCGACGCATAA
- a CDS encoding NUDIX hydrolase — translation MTQQNRDGRSGIAAAIVVHEGRVLMVRRRVSEGQLSWQFPAGEVEPGEEREDAAVRETQEETGLTVMAVKLLGERVHPKTGRLMSYTACQMLGGTAHVADTEELADLAWVAHGDIPEYVPYGLFEPVREYLDGAMPS, via the coding sequence GTGACGCAGCAAAACAGGGACGGGCGGTCGGGTATCGCCGCCGCCATTGTCGTTCACGAAGGCCGTGTGCTCATGGTCCGCCGCCGCGTGAGCGAGGGCCAGCTCTCCTGGCAGTTTCCGGCCGGAGAGGTCGAGCCCGGCGAGGAACGCGAGGACGCCGCCGTACGGGAGACCCAGGAGGAGACAGGGCTGACCGTGATGGCGGTCAAGCTGCTCGGCGAGCGCGTCCACCCGAAGACGGGCCGCCTGATGTCGTACACCGCCTGCCAGATGCTGGGCGGCACAGCTCATGTAGCGGACACCGAAGAACTGGCCGACCTTGCTTGGGTCGCCCACGGTGACATCCCGGAGTACGTGCCCTACGGACTGTTCGAGCCGGTGCGGGAGTACCTCGACGGTGCCATGCCGTCCTGA
- a CDS encoding pentapeptide repeat-containing protein, producing the protein MSSKAVVGEIVSSGTRKNWKPTALPADPEATRQLQEWLASEEYNLNGMERDFRGADLSGGDFSNAWFTDAVLVGVRLVGASFYRADLQSADLTGADLTGADLVKANLDEAVLRTARLNGTDMVGASLYGTDASGASFRTTRFLGASLIDTDMRGADLTDAVLDENIFEIKADNSTVMRGLTGTVFGPVTVFSGESSRELAGTELEAWIAERGGQVRVLPPYRTPQ; encoded by the coding sequence ATGTCGTCGAAAGCCGTGGTTGGGGAGATCGTGTCATCTGGTACCCGTAAGAACTGGAAGCCGACTGCGCTCCCGGCCGATCCGGAAGCCACGCGGCAACTGCAGGAATGGCTCGCCTCGGAGGAATATAACCTCAATGGCATGGAGCGCGACTTCCGGGGCGCCGACCTCTCGGGTGGGGACTTCTCGAACGCGTGGTTCACCGATGCGGTTCTCGTGGGCGTGCGACTTGTCGGCGCGTCCTTCTACCGGGCCGACCTTCAGTCGGCGGATCTGACCGGGGCGGATCTGACCGGGGCGGATCTCGTCAAGGCGAACCTGGACGAGGCCGTGCTCCGAACGGCGCGGCTCAACGGGACGGACATGGTCGGGGCTTCGCTGTACGGTACCGATGCGTCGGGAGCGAGCTTCCGCACAACGAGGTTCCTCGGTGCGTCGCTGATCGACACCGACATGAGGGGGGCAGACCTGACGGATGCCGTCCTCGACGAGAACATCTTCGAGATCAAGGCCGACAACTCCACGGTGATGCGTGGCTTGACAGGCACCGTATTCGGGCCGGTCACCGTCTTCAGTGGCGAATCGTCCCGAGAACTGGCCGGCACCGAACTCGAAGCATGGATCGCTGAGCGGGGTGGGCAGGTACGGGTACTTCCTCCGTACCGCACACCGCAGTAG
- a CDS encoding DUF6507 family protein, with product MASWDIQPQGVQGQLKVVGTHAEDLGTALNTLLADIQEAAQAAGTAVPGTQATTSPNGLMSASGYKPVRPVAPDLLPKTATGPVAAALVEYVNGRKKGMKAMADRCQAAVWGAAKATNEYVQGDLEAAKNAQSAAHAVRLEALKDFGGKKK from the coding sequence ATGGCGTCATGGGACATTCAACCGCAGGGAGTGCAGGGCCAGTTGAAGGTCGTCGGCACGCACGCCGAAGACCTCGGCACGGCCCTCAACACACTGCTCGCCGACATCCAGGAGGCAGCCCAGGCGGCCGGTACCGCCGTGCCGGGAACGCAAGCCACCACGTCACCGAACGGGCTGATGTCGGCATCGGGGTACAAGCCGGTGAGACCGGTGGCCCCGGACCTGTTGCCGAAGACGGCCACGGGCCCGGTCGCCGCTGCGCTGGTCGAGTACGTGAACGGCCGCAAGAAGGGCATGAAGGCGATGGCCGACCGTTGCCAGGCCGCCGTCTGGGGCGCCGCCAAAGCCACCAATGAATACGTCCAGGGCGACCTGGAAGCGGCCAAGAACGCCCAAAGCGCCGCCCACGCCGTGCGGCTGGAGGCTCTCAAGGACTTCGGGGGGAAGAAGAAGTGA
- a CDS encoding pore-forming ESAT-6 family protein, producing MPAGMDRRSYDSGASAEAQGNIQAVIGRLEQVIATRDAQVKAAMADFAADGVAEEYHSKEQRWNRASQEVRSIIQLLKTTLEKNDSTAHQTLARAKAAVDNIG from the coding sequence ATGCCTGCTGGCATGGACCGTCGTTCGTACGACTCGGGTGCATCGGCGGAGGCGCAGGGCAACATCCAGGCGGTGATCGGCCGTCTGGAGCAGGTGATCGCGACGCGTGATGCGCAGGTCAAGGCGGCGATGGCGGACTTCGCGGCGGATGGTGTCGCCGAGGAGTACCACAGCAAGGAGCAGCGCTGGAACCGTGCCTCGCAGGAGGTCCGGAGCATCATCCAGCTGCTGAAGACGACGCTGGAGAAGAACGACTCCACCGCGCACCAGACACTCGCACGCGCAAAGGCCGCAGTCGACAACATCGGCTGA
- a CDS encoding DUF6177 family protein: MTKDVIALTQRMPDPATMLAGLLSGGPDNLVDTTGEGAVIRLCDEEGRPLVSVEAPLLVQVPGEAERLLGATPPPVPYWWTEARATTGVEHAERLVGAFAARLATLADGSAWPSEAAAQNLTVVKTEGVSLAPPPAAGQATVDVLTDKVAVVIQDRPVVAMTAWLSHAYQTAANAELSLQIVTPPGTTLSPAVRDSLNHWPSRWVLRDERDGYYDGLTGAVLSWQDGMFAPVASPDATDDAPRTQLAASYQEVTATDERQLAITFRTTHPADERLVLGGALESIWRELTGNPPAGWGTAEPATLPWSPRQLTDIAYERAPAPTWFVVVGSPDRPGLATIRVKRTKAGVEEYVTLAFGYGPDEEPPVDALPRAAELLATRHRLTSMLIQIRKARRDLAVPPHFEGPGVPFAFVLGAEEVHQMPDGRARNTPLSQPPVPLGPKVRPALYYPLPGDPSDLSGWQDFERLMRHLKGE; encoded by the coding sequence ATGACCAAGGACGTCATCGCCCTCACTCAGCGCATGCCCGACCCGGCCACCATGCTCGCGGGCCTGCTCTCCGGAGGCCCCGACAACCTCGTCGATACCACCGGCGAAGGCGCCGTCATACGACTCTGCGACGAGGAGGGCCGACCCCTCGTCTCCGTCGAGGCCCCACTGCTCGTCCAAGTCCCCGGAGAAGCCGAACGGCTCCTCGGCGCCACGCCACCGCCCGTCCCCTATTGGTGGACGGAAGCCCGCGCCACCACCGGCGTCGAGCACGCCGAACGCCTCGTGGGCGCCTTCGCTGCCCGGCTGGCCACCTTGGCTGACGGCTCCGCCTGGCCCTCTGAAGCCGCCGCACAGAACCTCACCGTGGTGAAAACCGAAGGTGTGAGCCTCGCGCCCCCGCCCGCCGCCGGTCAGGCCACCGTCGACGTCCTCACCGACAAAGTCGCCGTCGTCATCCAGGACCGCCCCGTGGTCGCCATGACAGCCTGGCTCTCGCACGCATACCAGACAGCCGCCAACGCCGAGCTGAGCCTGCAGATCGTCACCCCGCCCGGTACCACGCTCTCCCCCGCCGTACGCGACAGCCTCAACCACTGGCCCTCCCGCTGGGTCCTACGGGACGAACGGGACGGCTACTACGACGGGCTGACCGGAGCCGTACTGTCCTGGCAGGACGGCATGTTCGCCCCCGTGGCGTCGCCCGACGCAACCGACGACGCCCCCCGCACTCAGCTGGCCGCCTCCTACCAGGAGGTCACGGCCACCGACGAGCGCCAGCTGGCCATCACCTTCCGCACCACCCACCCAGCAGACGAGCGTCTGGTACTCGGGGGCGCGCTGGAGTCGATATGGCGCGAACTCACCGGCAATCCCCCGGCCGGCTGGGGCACCGCAGAACCCGCCACCCTTCCCTGGTCGCCACGCCAGCTGACCGACATCGCCTACGAGCGGGCACCTGCGCCGACCTGGTTCGTGGTGGTCGGCAGCCCGGACCGGCCCGGCCTCGCGACCATACGCGTCAAGCGCACGAAGGCCGGCGTGGAGGAGTACGTCACGCTGGCCTTCGGCTACGGACCGGACGAGGAGCCTCCGGTGGACGCCTTGCCCAGGGCCGCGGAACTGCTCGCCACTCGTCACCGCCTCACCTCGATGCTCATCCAGATCCGCAAAGCCCGCCGCGACCTGGCGGTACCGCCCCACTTCGAAGGACCCGGCGTCCCGTTCGCCTTCGTGCTCGGCGCGGAAGAGGTCCACCAGATGCCCGACGGCCGCGCCCGCAATACCCCGCTGTCCCAGCCGCCCGTCCCCCTCGGCCCCAAGGTCCGCCCCGCGCTGTACTACCCGCTGCCGGGCGACCCCTCGGACCTGTCCGGCTGGCAGGACTTCGAACGACTGATGCGGCACCTGAAAGGCGAGTAA
- the eccCa gene encoding type VII secretion protein EccCa: MSTRLIHRPARTTRPTAASEARTIEAPPNLPEGKAGNIAMSLLPVAGVMSSVVMMTVVRNSQFAGLGAIILVVTVIGSVALVFSQRGKAQRTRRTQREAYLAYLEDLREELSAEERQRRERAGVLNPPPPALYDIVRDPARLWERRRVDGDFLRVRVGTGEMPVRDLQIAQQGSSVLTPPDRFMLNEASALMSRFRTGTELPLTVPLDRVGNVSVIGPREDCLRVARALLVQASALHAPDDVAMALAVPGDRLADWEWAKWMPHLLDTEQYDGPVAARRIAPSVPQLARQLGPELRRRASYAAEVRRGLSGNDALSMTSRLLVVADGHGMDAVDLPQPDEAVGLREMGVTVLHLLDQRVQEPGQVGVRITVDGDQVVIEDLRAQEPVSAHGTVDEAGIPFAEGLARMLAPLRLSAESLSDAPLTGPVDFAELLGVDDVAQLDVSHLWAPRGERAFLRVPIGINDAHEPVLLDLKESSELGMGPHGLCVGATGSGKSELLRTIVLALVATHPPEDLALVLVDYKGGATFAPFADLPHVAGVITNLENQAGLVERVHASLAGEVKRRQQVLKDAGNIADIGDYAALRAHQQPDLEALPHLFVVIDEFGELLTGKPDFIDLFLSIGRIGRSIGVHLLLSSQRIEGGHLKGLDTYLSYRLGLRTFSADESRTVLDTADAFHLPPLPGFGYLKVDTSHYDRFKASYVSGAYRGPVQRQEEEDTGPLALPYDTFNTMTGAEDSGTDEPAVRRREMGPTELGVMVEQLANAAGPVRRIWLPPLPDAIALDTVAGPLDVGPRGMQLARRRGPLEIPLGVLDDPAKQWQGQWYLDLTVAGGHAAVIGGPQSGKTTLLRTLVLSLALTHTAQEVGVYGLDLVGGGLAALSGLPHVGGVAGRVDRERVARTVDEVRTMLAAREGLFREHGIDSVEQLRDLHAAGRLPQLASAEIVLVIDSFGALREDFEELDDAVADILKRGGGYGIHVVAGMLRWNDVRIAVQSNFGTRIELRLNDPGESSIDNKLAETLSSDEPGRVLTDGKLFAQVALPRTDGLADATDLGAVLERTARTIRATWSGEVAQAVKVLPHLLEPHLLPGPVAEPKRVPIGLDQTALEPVVLDLFQHDQHLLVLGDSECGKTNLLKAIASGLIERYGEDELVFAVMDPRRSLRGAIPEEFNGGYAYNAKLCAGLAAGIATVLEQRLPDDGARLEDLEPGSWGGGPRIVVLVDDYDVLTTAGQEPLAPFLPYVPSAVDIGLHFVLTRRVAGASRGIYEPLVQGLRESGSSALLMAGDRGEGQLFPGVYASQQPPGRGVLIRRGQLNRLIQTVHAPR; encoded by the coding sequence ATGAGTACCCGACTGATACACCGCCCGGCCAGGACCACCCGGCCCACGGCCGCCTCCGAGGCGCGCACCATCGAGGCCCCGCCCAACCTCCCCGAGGGGAAGGCGGGCAACATCGCGATGTCGCTGCTGCCCGTCGCCGGCGTCATGTCGTCCGTGGTGATGATGACGGTGGTGCGCAATAGCCAGTTCGCCGGGCTCGGGGCGATCATCCTCGTCGTCACCGTCATCGGCTCGGTCGCGCTGGTCTTCTCGCAGCGTGGCAAGGCGCAGCGCACCCGGCGCACCCAGCGCGAGGCGTATCTGGCCTATCTGGAGGATCTGCGCGAAGAGCTCTCTGCCGAGGAGCGCCAGAGGCGCGAACGCGCCGGTGTTCTCAACCCGCCGCCGCCCGCCCTGTACGACATCGTGCGCGATCCGGCTCGCCTCTGGGAGCGCCGTCGCGTCGACGGCGACTTTCTGCGCGTGCGGGTCGGCACCGGCGAGATGCCCGTACGCGATCTGCAGATCGCTCAGCAGGGCTCGTCGGTCCTGACTCCGCCCGACCGGTTCATGCTCAACGAGGCGTCGGCGCTGATGTCCCGCTTCCGTACCGGCACCGAACTCCCGCTCACCGTCCCGCTCGACCGCGTGGGCAACGTCAGCGTGATCGGCCCCCGCGAGGACTGCCTGCGCGTGGCGCGGGCCCTGCTCGTCCAGGCCTCCGCCCTGCACGCCCCGGACGATGTGGCGATGGCGCTCGCCGTGCCCGGTGACCGGCTCGCCGACTGGGAGTGGGCGAAATGGATGCCGCATCTGCTCGACACCGAGCAGTACGACGGGCCCGTCGCCGCTCGCCGTATCGCCCCCTCCGTGCCCCAGCTCGCCCGGCAGCTCGGCCCCGAACTGCGCCGTCGCGCCTCTTATGCGGCCGAGGTGCGCCGCGGCCTGTCCGGCAACGACGCCCTGTCCATGACGTCCCGGCTGCTGGTCGTCGCCGACGGACACGGCATGGATGCCGTCGACCTCCCGCAGCCCGACGAGGCGGTCGGCTTGCGGGAGATGGGCGTCACCGTCCTGCACCTGCTCGATCAGCGGGTCCAAGAGCCGGGGCAGGTCGGGGTCCGGATCACCGTGGACGGCGATCAGGTGGTGATCGAGGACCTGCGCGCGCAGGAACCGGTGAGTGCCCACGGCACCGTGGACGAGGCCGGCATCCCGTTCGCCGAGGGCCTGGCCCGGATGCTGGCGCCACTGCGCCTGTCAGCCGAATCGCTCAGCGACGCCCCCCTGACCGGGCCCGTCGACTTCGCCGAGCTGCTCGGCGTCGACGACGTGGCACAGCTCGACGTCTCACATCTGTGGGCGCCGCGCGGCGAACGTGCCTTCCTGCGCGTACCGATCGGCATTAACGATGCCCACGAGCCGGTGCTGTTGGACCTGAAGGAGTCCTCCGAGCTCGGCATGGGTCCGCACGGCCTGTGCGTCGGGGCGACCGGCTCGGGAAAGTCGGAACTCCTGCGCACTATCGTCCTCGCCCTGGTGGCCACGCACCCGCCTGAGGACCTCGCCCTGGTCCTCGTCGACTACAAGGGTGGTGCGACGTTCGCCCCGTTCGCGGACCTGCCGCACGTGGCCGGTGTCATCACCAACCTGGAGAACCAGGCGGGCCTCGTTGAACGCGTCCACGCCTCGCTCGCCGGTGAGGTCAAGCGCCGCCAGCAGGTCCTCAAGGACGCGGGCAACATCGCCGACATCGGTGACTACGCCGCGCTGCGCGCCCATCAGCAGCCCGACCTGGAGGCTCTGCCGCACCTGTTCGTGGTCATCGACGAATTCGGTGAACTGCTCACCGGCAAGCCTGACTTCATCGACCTGTTTCTGTCCATCGGCCGCATCGGCCGCTCCATTGGCGTGCACCTGCTGCTGTCCAGCCAGCGCATCGAGGGCGGCCATCTCAAGGGCCTGGACACCTACCTCTCCTACCGGCTCGGCCTGCGCACCTTCTCCGCGGACGAATCCCGTACGGTCCTGGACACCGCAGACGCCTTCCACCTGCCGCCGCTGCCCGGATTCGGTTACCTCAAGGTCGACACCAGCCACTACGACCGTTTCAAGGCGAGCTATGTCTCCGGCGCGTACCGCGGCCCGGTGCAGCGCCAGGAGGAAGAGGACACCGGGCCCCTCGCCCTCCCCTACGACACCTTCAACACCATGACGGGTGCGGAGGATTCGGGCACCGACGAGCCTGCGGTGCGGCGCCGTGAAATGGGGCCGACCGAGCTGGGCGTCATGGTCGAGCAGCTGGCCAACGCCGCAGGTCCGGTGCGCCGCATCTGGCTGCCCCCGCTGCCCGACGCGATCGCGCTGGACACGGTCGCCGGACCACTCGACGTCGGCCCGCGCGGCATGCAGCTCGCCAGGCGACGTGGGCCGCTTGAGATACCGCTCGGTGTGCTCGACGATCCGGCCAAGCAGTGGCAGGGCCAGTGGTACCTGGACCTGACGGTGGCGGGCGGCCACGCCGCCGTCATCGGCGGCCCGCAGTCCGGCAAGACCACGCTCCTGCGCACCCTCGTCCTTTCACTGGCGCTGACCCACACTGCGCAGGAAGTCGGCGTCTACGGCCTCGACCTGGTGGGCGGCGGCCTGGCGGCCCTGTCGGGTCTGCCTCACGTAGGTGGTGTCGCAGGCCGCGTCGACCGTGAGCGGGTGGCCCGCACCGTCGACGAGGTACGAACCATGCTCGCGGCCAGGGAGGGCCTCTTCCGCGAACACGGCATCGACTCCGTCGAGCAGCTGCGCGACCTGCACGCGGCGGGCCGGCTCCCTCAGCTGGCCTCCGCCGAGATCGTGCTCGTCATCGACAGCTTCGGCGCGCTGCGCGAGGACTTCGAGGAGCTGGACGATGCCGTCGCCGACATCCTCAAACGCGGCGGCGGTTACGGCATCCACGTCGTTGCGGGCATGCTCCGCTGGAACGACGTACGCATCGCCGTCCAGTCGAACTTCGGCACCCGTATCGAGCTGCGGCTCAACGACCCCGGCGAATCCAGCATCGACAACAAACTCGCCGAAACCCTCTCGTCCGACGAGCCCGGACGTGTCCTGACCGACGGCAAACTCTTCGCACAGGTCGCACTCCCCCGCACTGACGGTCTGGCCGACGCCACGGACCTCGGCGCTGTTCTGGAGCGGACGGCCCGCACGATTCGCGCCACCTGGAGCGGCGAGGTCGCCCAGGCGGTAAAGGTGCTGCCACACCTGCTGGAGCCCCACCTCCTGCCCGGCCCGGTCGCAGAACCAAAGCGAGTCCCCATCGGTCTGGACCAGACAGCCCTCGAACCCGTCGTCCTCGACCTCTTCCAGCACGACCAGCACCTACTCGTCCTGGGCGACAGCGAATGCGGCAAGACGAACCTCCTCAAGGCAATCGCCAGTGGCCTCATCGAGCGCTACGGCGAGGACGAGCTGGTCTTCGCCGTCATGGACCCCCGGCGCAGTCTGCGCGGCGCCATCCCCGAAGAGTTCAACGGCGGCTACGCCTACAACGCCAAGCTGTGCGCGGGCCTGGCCGCCGGTATCGCCACCGTGCTGGAGCAGCGGTTGCCCGATGACGGCGCGCGCCTAGAGGACCTGGAGCCCGGCAGCTGGGGTGGCGGCCCGCGGATCGTGGTCCTCGTCGACGACTACGACGTGCTCACCACCGCCGGCCAGGAACCGCTTGCCCCCTTCCTCCCCTACGTCCCCTCCGCGGTCGACATCGGCCTGCACTTCGTCCTGACACGCCGTGTCGCAGGCGCCTCACGCGGCATCTACGAGCCCCTGGTCCAGGGCCTGCGCGAGTCGGGGTCCTCCGCACTGCTCATGGCGGGCGACCGCGGCGAGGGCCAGCTCTTCCCCGGTGTCTACGCCTCCCAGCAGCCACCGGGCCGCGGCGTCCTCATCCGCAGAGGCCAGCTCAACCGCCTGATCCAAACCGTGCACGCCCCGAGGTGA